A window of Candidatus Schekmanbacteria bacterium contains these coding sequences:
- a CDS encoding B12-binding domain-containing radical SAM protein, whose translation MAKIAFVQNLAYEYLGVMYLSSVLKKAGHDVEIFIGDGGKRLIEEVIEYDPGIVAFSCTTGLHRWCLKMAEDLKKRSRAFMVLGGPHPTFFPEMIMSPGVDGVCIGEGEAPLLELAGGISNSEDISGIRNWWLKLPGENIIKNEIRNLIEDLDSLPFPDRELYSRRYPSINKSQKAFITARGCPFNCSFCFNHAMKKIYAGKGKYVRRRSIKNVIEEIKEVKNNYNLKVVYIQDDTFTLDKEWIREFSDVYKSEIALPFICLIRADTTDEETIRLLKNANCTRVFFGIESGDEGLRNNLLSKGVTDKEIFETAALLKKYKIPFRTYNMLGLPGETIEQAFKTIDINVKIGTDYPWCSLFQPYPRTVLGESAVTMGYLDRESNIAESSFFRTTVLKSPQSRELANLQKLFFWNVKIPIFKPLIGKLIKLPSNFVFDIFFLIGYGYCFLRSESFTLKELMTIGVNNLKRFFFSSSS comes from the coding sequence ATGGCAAAGATAGCCTTTGTCCAGAACCTCGCATATGAATATCTGGGTGTTATGTACCTTTCATCTGTCTTGAAAAAAGCAGGGCATGATGTTGAAATATTCATCGGTGATGGCGGGAAACGTTTGATTGAAGAAGTAATTGAATATGATCCCGGCATTGTAGCTTTTTCCTGCACTACTGGACTGCATCGGTGGTGCCTCAAAATGGCAGAAGATTTAAAAAAAAGAAGCAGGGCATTCATGGTGCTTGGCGGTCCGCACCCGACATTCTTTCCCGAGATGATAATGTCGCCCGGTGTTGACGGAGTATGTATTGGCGAGGGGGAAGCCCCGTTACTTGAACTTGCCGGCGGGATTTCAAATAGTGAGGATATAAGTGGAATAAGAAACTGGTGGTTGAAATTACCCGGTGAGAATATCATAAAAAATGAGATAAGGAATCTCATTGAAGACCTGGATTCACTTCCATTCCCGGATAGAGAGCTATATTCCAGGAGATATCCTTCTATAAATAAATCCCAGAAGGCATTTATTACTGCCAGAGGATGTCCGTTTAACTGCTCCTTTTGCTTCAACCATGCCATGAAAAAGATTTATGCAGGAAAAGGAAAATATGTAAGAAGAAGAAGTATTAAGAATGTAATTGAGGAAATAAAGGAAGTAAAAAATAATTATAATCTTAAAGTAGTATATATTCAGGATGATACTTTCACACTTGATAAAGAATGGATCAGGGAATTTTCGGATGTATACAAAAGTGAAATTGCCCTCCCTTTTATCTGCCTGATCAGGGCTGACACAACTGATGAAGAAACGATAAGATTATTAAAAAATGCAAATTGCACTAGGGTTTTTTTTGGCATTGAGTCAGGGGACGAAGGTTTAAGGAATAATCTCCTTTCAAAAGGAGTGACTGATAAGGAGATATTTGAAACCGCGGCATTACTAAAGAAATATAAAATACCTTTCAGGACATATAATATGCTGGGTCTTCCCGGAGAAACGATTGAACAGGCTTTTAAGACTATAGATATAAATGTGAAAATTGGGACAGATTACCCCTGGTGTTCTTTGTTTCAGCCTTATCCACGGACAGTTCTTGGAGAATCCGCAGTAACAATGGGATATTTAGATAGAGAGAGTAATATAGCCGAATCCTCTTTTTTTAGGACAACTGTTTTAAAATCTCCTCAAAGCAGGGAGCTCGCAAATTTACAAAAATTATTTTTCTGGAACGTAAAAATCCCCATCTTTAAACCGCTTATTGGTAAACTAATCAAGTTACCGTCAAATTTTGTTTTTGATATATTTTTTCTGATTGGATATGGATATTGTTTTTTAAGAAGTGAAAGCTTTACTTTAAAGGAACTCATGACAATTGGTGTGAACAATCTTAAAAGATTCTTTTTTTCTTCCTCTTCTTAA